A stretch of the Lolium perenne isolate Kyuss_39 chromosome 3, Kyuss_2.0, whole genome shotgun sequence genome encodes the following:
- the LOC127345600 gene encoding disease resistance protein RPM1-like, with protein MLEGVIWLLILKLRDALTNETVQIGKSFIAYEASALQDLFGEIRKMKEELESMQAFFRTAERFKDADETTVAFVKQIRGLAFNIEDVIDEFTYKLGEDREAMFLLKAIRRVRQIKTWYRLANSLRDIKANLKRAAERRHRYDLKGVERDAKLTRVGSLNRRSAESVHFKREDDLVGIAETRNLLMKWMKDEEQQHMIITVWGMGGVGKTTLAAHVYNAIKTDFDTCAWITVSHSYEADDLLKQIVEEFRKNDRKKEFPKDVDVTDYRSLVETIRRYLENKRYVLVLDDVWSVNVWFDSKDAFSACKLGRIIFTSRIYEVALLASEAQMINLQPLQNHYAWDLFCKEAFWKNENSDCPPELHDWAHKFVEKCNGLPIAIVCIGRLLSFKSATFLEWENVYKTLEMQFTNNFILDMNIILKVSLEDLPHNMKNCFLYCCMFPENHVMQRKWLVRLWVAEGFIEESEHKTLEEVAEDYLTELINRCLLVEVKRNETGYVDDFQMHDILRVLALSKAREENFCIVLDYSRTHLIGQARRLSIQRGDIAHLAESVPHLRSLLVFQNSLSFGSLRSFSRSVKLMSVLNLQDSSIECLPNEVFDLFNLRYLGLRRTKIATISRLIGRLQNLLVFDAWKSKITNLPAEITRLCKLTHLIVTVKPLIPCLQYVPSIGVPAPVGGMCSLASLQTLLLVESSSEMVNYLGALVLLRSFRISKVQGRHCDKLFVAITNMVRLTRLGIQANDDEEVLQLDALNPPPLLQKIFLLGTLAKESLPRFFLSISKLKCLSILRLVWSKLQEDMFCYLEELQQLVKLQLYDAFDGNNMYFRATSFRKLRVLKIWGAPHLSQMTIERGAMPSLVDLKLLLCPELKLLPGGIEHVSTLEELTLNSTAEELVNRVRQKKEENISHVQRVYVGFVRNGELAAERIQ; from the coding sequence AATCCTGAAGCTTAGGGACGCCCTCACAAATGAAACTGTTCAGATAGGGAAGTCGTTTATTGCCTATGAAGCATCTGCTCTGCAAGACCTATTTGGTGAAATAAGGAAAATGAAGGAGGAATTGGAGAGCATGCAAGCCTTCTTCCGAACTGCTGAGCGGTTCAAGGATGCGGATGAGACAACTGTTGCATTTGTGAAGCAAATCAGGGGTCTCGCTTTTAACATCGAGGATGTTATTGACGAGTTCACCTACAAGTTGGGGGAAGACCGTGAGGCGATGTTTCTGTTGAAAGCAATTAGGAGGGTCAGGCAAATCAAGACATGGTATCGCCTAGCCAACAGTTTGCGTGATATCAAAGCCAACCTCAAGCGTGCTGCAGAGAGAAGGCACAGATATGACCTGAAGGgtgttgaaagggatgcaaaactAACAAGAGTAGGCAGCTTAAATAGAAGATCTGCAGAATCTGTACATTTTAAAAGGGAAGATGATCTTGTGGGGATTGCAGAGACTAGAAACTTGCTGATGAAATGGATGAAAGATGAGGAGCAGCAACACATGATAATCACTGTTTGGGGCATGGGAGGTGTTGGTAAGACAACACTTGCTGCTCATGTCTACAACGCCATCAAGACTGATTTTGACACTTGTGCTTGGATCACTGTGTCTCATAGCTAtgaagctgatgatttgctcaaaCAAATTGTTGAAGAGTTCCGAAAGAATGACAGGAAGAAGGAATTTCCAAAGGATGTTGATGTCACAGATTACAGAAGTCTAGTGGAGACAATCCGACGTTACCTAGAGAACAAAAGGTATGTTCTTGTTTTAGATGATGTTTGGAGTGTGAATGTTTGGTTTGACAGCAAAGATGCATTTTCTGCTTGCAAACTTGGTCGGATAATTTTCACATCAAGGATATACGAGGTTGCACTGCTTGCTTCCGAAGCCCAAATGATTAACTTGCAACCCTTGCAAAATCACTATGCATGGGATCTGTTTTGCAAAGAGGCATTTTGGAAGAATGAAAATAGTGATTGTCCACCAGAATTGCATGATTGGGCGCACAAGTTTGTAGAAAAATGCAATGGTTTGCCAATTGCTATTGTATGCATTGGGCGCCTCCTGTCATTCAAGAGCGCAACATTTTTGGAGTGGGAGAATGTGTACAAAACTCTTGAGATGCAATTTACAAACAATTTCATACTGGATATGAACATAATATTGAAGGTTAGTTTGGAAGACTTGCCACACAACATGAAAAACTGCTTTCTTTACTGCTGCATGTTCCCtgagaatcatgtgatgcaaaggaaatggctagtACGGCTCTGGGTTGCAGAAGGATTTATTGAAGAGAGTGAGCATAAGACACTGGAGGAGGTTGCAGAAGATTACTTGACCGAGCTCATCAATCGATGTCTGTTAGTGGAGGTTAAGAGGAATGAAACAGGGTATGTTGATGATTTCCAAATGCATGATATCCTTCGTGTATTAGCCCTTTCTAAGGCACGCGAAGAGAACTTTTGCATTGTCCTTGATTACTCAAGGACTCATCTTATTGGGCAAGCTCGCCGCTTATCAATACAAAGAGGGGATATTGCACACCTTGCAGAATCTGTGCCACATCTCCGCTCCTTGCTTGTTTTCCAAAACTCACTTAGTTTTGGTTCACTTCGTTCATTCTCAAGGTCTGTTAAGTTAATGTCTGTCTTGAATCTGCAAGATAGTTCAATCGAGTGTCTGCCAAATGAGGTGTTTGATTTGTTCAATCTGCGCTATCTGGGCCTTAGACGAACTAAAATTGCAACTATCTCAAGGTTGATTGGAAGGCTACAGAATCTGCTTGTATTTGACGCTTGGAAAAGCAAAATTACCAACCTACCAGCAGAAATCACAAGGCTGTGTAAGTTGACACATCTTATTGTAACTGTGAAACCATTGATACCATGTTTGCAATATGTTCCTTCTATTGGTGTACCAGCACCTGTTGGTGGTATGTGTTCTCTGGCAAGTCTCCAGACATTATTGCTCGTGGAATCTAGTTCTGAAATGGTCAATTACCTTGGTGCTCTAGTTCTATTGAGATCATTCCGGATCAGTAAAGTTCAAGGTCGCCATTGTGATAAGTTGTTTGTAGCTATTACCAATATGGTTCGTCTAACCCGGCTTGGGATCCAAGCAAATGATGACGAGGAAGTTCTGCAACTTGATGCACTCAATCCACCTCCACTACTTCAGAAAATTTTCTTGCTGGGGACATTAGCTAAAGAATCATTACCTCGATTTTTCTTATCGATTAGTAAACTGAAATGCCTCTCCATTCTACGGCTGGTCTGGTCAAAACTTCAGGAGGATATGTTTTGTTATCTTGAGGAATTACAGCAGTTGGTGAAGCTTCAGCTTTATGATGCATTTGATGGCAATAATATGTACTTCCGGGCAACGTCATTTCGGAAACTTCGAGTACTGAAAATCTGGGGAGCTCCACATCTCAGCCAGATGACGATAGAAAGAGGGGCCATGCCCAGCTTGGTTGATTTGAAGCTCCTGCTCTGTCCGGAGTTGAAGTTGTTGCCAGGTGGCATCGAACATGTGAGCACTCTTGAAGAGCTGACTTTGAATTCTACCGCTGAAGAGCTTGTGAACAGGGTTCGACAGAAGAAAGAGGAGAACatatcacatgttcagagagtttACGTGGGTTTCGTCAGGAACGGCGAGCTGGCTGCAGAGAGGATTCAGTAA